The following proteins come from a genomic window of Desmospora profundinema:
- a CDS encoding lipoate--protein ligase family protein: MTTWRLIHTGKKDSAWNMAVDEAILIAHSEGAVPPTVRFYGWDPATLSIGYFQKARREVELERVAERGLGFVRRPTGGRAVLHDQEVTYSVVVSEDYPGMPTTVTESYRVISTGLLEGFRELGLQAEMVPLESEEEKAKYASLGSAACFDSPSNYELVVEGRKVAGSAQTRQKGVILQHGSILMDLDVDLLFDVLQFPSERVKERMKKGFLDKAVAINQLRKEPVPYEKAVQAFTDGFARGMKIRLEPGELTRRELELAQGLMKNRYGREEWNLKK; this comes from the coding sequence ATGACAACATGGCGGTTGATTCATACAGGAAAGAAAGACAGCGCCTGGAACATGGCGGTGGACGAGGCGATCCTGATCGCTCACAGCGAGGGAGCGGTTCCGCCGACGGTACGTTTTTACGGTTGGGACCCTGCCACATTATCCATCGGGTACTTTCAAAAAGCCAGGCGGGAAGTGGAACTGGAGCGCGTCGCCGAACGGGGATTGGGCTTTGTGCGCCGTCCCACCGGCGGCAGAGCGGTTTTACATGACCAGGAAGTGACATACAGCGTGGTCGTGTCGGAGGATTATCCGGGCATGCCTACTACAGTAACCGAGTCCTACCGCGTGATCAGCACGGGATTGCTGGAGGGATTCCGGGAGCTGGGGTTACAGGCGGAGATGGTTCCGCTGGAAAGCGAAGAGGAAAAAGCCAAATATGCTTCTCTGGGTTCGGCGGCCTGTTTTGATTCTCCGTCCAACTATGAGTTGGTGGTGGAAGGAAGAAAGGTGGCGGGCAGCGCTCAAACCCGCCAAAAAGGTGTTATCTTACAACACGGCTCCATTTTGATGGATCTGGATGTGGATCTATTATTTGATGTTCTTCAATTTCCTTCCGAACGTGTCAAGGAACGAATGAAAAAGGGATTTTTGGATAAAGCGGTTGCCATCAATCAACTGCGAAAAGAGCCGGTACCGTATGAGAAGGCAGTGCAAGCATTTACCGATGGCTTTGCTCGCGGCATGAAGATCCGCCTGGAACCCGGGGAGTTAACCCGGAGGGAGTTGGAATTGGCACAGGGACTGATGAAAAACCGTTATGGACGAGAGGAATGGAATTTGAAGAAATAG
- a CDS encoding SDR family NAD(P)-dependent oxidoreductase, with protein sequence MRVLVTGGTGFLGRYLVQALVEKGWEVTVLYRSEEKLRRLPREVRPIRGDVRDAETIRGCARGMEAIFHLAGEVAWGRRLRRRIREGHETGTRHLVEEAKRTGVSRFILTSSAAAIGFSDDGTPLGESAPFNGDRLSIGYAIAKRKAEEVVLREAETGFPGWCVNPSVILGPRSPSFLRRVAQGRLRMTPAGGVNFVDVRDVVAGHLLALEKGEAGTRTILAGTNLPLEEAFKRIQRIAGKEEEVRTLSRSAARLISVAAEAASWVNGRDAALAWDMATLAGRLAYYDASRAKQKWGWHTRPLNETLRWAFASDQTTSS encoded by the coding sequence ATGCGGGTGTTGGTAACCGGGGGAACGGGCTTTTTGGGGCGTTACCTGGTACAGGCGTTGGTGGAAAAAGGATGGGAAGTAACCGTGCTGTACCGATCGGAAGAAAAGCTGCGTCGCCTTCCCCGGGAGGTTCGACCGATTCGGGGGGATGTGCGGGATGCTGAAACCATACGGGGATGTGCCCGCGGCATGGAGGCGATTTTCCATTTGGCAGGTGAAGTGGCGTGGGGCAGGCGCTTGCGCCGTCGGATACGGGAAGGGCATGAGACGGGAACGCGTCACTTGGTGGAGGAAGCGAAACGGACGGGGGTATCCCGGTTTATTTTAACCAGTTCGGCGGCGGCGATCGGGTTTTCCGATGACGGCACACCATTGGGTGAATCGGCCCCGTTTAACGGTGATCGGCTCAGCATCGGATACGCTATCGCCAAACGGAAAGCGGAAGAAGTGGTGCTTCGCGAAGCGGAGACCGGCTTTCCCGGTTGGTGTGTCAATCCGTCGGTGATTCTGGGGCCCCGTTCCCCCTCTTTTCTACGGAGGGTGGCACAAGGACGGTTGCGAATGACACCGGCAGGGGGAGTCAACTTCGTAGATGTACGCGATGTGGTGGCAGGACATCTGTTGGCGTTGGAGAAGGGGGAGGCCGGTACCCGGACGATACTGGCCGGAACCAACCTGCCCTTGGAGGAGGCTTTTAAACGGATCCAGCGGATTGCGGGAAAGGAAGAAGAAGTACGAACCTTGTCCCGATCCGCTGCCCGATTGATTTCTGTAGCGGCGGAAGCCGCTTCCTGGGTGAATGGACGGGATGCTGCACTGGCGTGGGATATGGCCACTTTGGCCGGTCGATTGGCTTATTACGATGCCTCCCGTGCCAAACAAAAATGGGGGTGGCATACGCGGCCGCTGAATGAGACGCTCCGATGGGCCTTTGCCTCAGACCAAACAACCTCTTCGTAG
- a CDS encoding glycoside hydrolase family 3 protein → MFRVRRWGVALLSVALGFTLPWNSMSVEGKGHKGVSIPRLVKSMTLEEKVGQMTMVGFYGSEPTEEIRRLIQDHHAGNVILFAYSDNVIDPEQTARLNNGLQVMAEETRLGVPLLISTDQEGGVVARMTTGATELPGNMALAASRVRKGAFETAALTADELKAVGINMNLAPVVDVNVNPANPVIGVRSYGENPTLVSRFGTAAIRGYQKNGVVATAKHFPGHGDTDVDSHLGLPVIDKSREEMEQVEWRPFRQAMKAGVDAIMTAHIHVPALDDTPDLPATLSKPILTDLLRHEMRYKGLVITDAMDMAGVVEYFGGVEEAAVKAVEAGVDIVLLTPSISTEEQAGVMEAVVKAVRDGTISEKRIDQSVTRILKVKKKYKLFRERYVDVEQVPQRVGTPEHREKAERWARRSVTLVKNDEGLLPLHLEESDRLGIVSPFSLRELIKPYHSRVEEYRVPRLNPTDAEIDEARKIVRDSDILVVGTNSSHLYPQQQKLIQELEKLDKPIVVIAFRNPYDIRDFPDVEGYLTTYGTRVVSQQAAVETLFGIHSPTGKLPVTIPDLYPYGHGLTYGN, encoded by the coding sequence ATGTTCCGAGTGAGGCGTTGGGGTGTGGCCCTTTTGTCTGTCGCTTTGGGTTTTACGCTCCCGTGGAATTCCATGTCGGTGGAAGGGAAGGGGCATAAAGGAGTGTCCATCCCCCGATTGGTCAAGTCGATGACACTGGAAGAAAAAGTGGGTCAGATGACGATGGTCGGTTTTTACGGTTCCGAGCCAACGGAGGAGATTCGTCGTTTGATCCAGGATCACCATGCCGGGAATGTCATCCTGTTCGCATACTCAGACAATGTCATCGATCCGGAGCAGACGGCCCGCCTCAACAACGGGCTGCAGGTGATGGCAGAAGAGACTCGGCTGGGTGTCCCTCTACTGATTTCCACAGATCAGGAAGGCGGAGTGGTGGCACGTATGACCACGGGAGCAACGGAATTGCCGGGCAATATGGCCCTGGCCGCAAGCCGGGTGAGGAAGGGTGCATTTGAAACGGCGGCCTTGACAGCGGATGAACTGAAGGCCGTCGGGATCAATATGAACCTGGCTCCGGTGGTGGATGTCAATGTGAATCCGGCCAATCCGGTAATCGGAGTTCGTTCCTATGGGGAAAATCCGACGTTGGTTTCCCGGTTCGGAACCGCGGCGATCCGCGGCTACCAGAAAAACGGCGTGGTGGCGACAGCCAAGCATTTCCCGGGACATGGGGATACCGACGTGGACTCCCATCTGGGGCTGCCTGTGATTGACAAAAGCCGGGAAGAGATGGAGCAAGTCGAATGGCGTCCCTTCCGCCAAGCGATGAAAGCCGGTGTCGATGCGATTATGACAGCCCATATCCATGTTCCTGCTTTGGATGACACTCCTGACCTGCCGGCTACTCTGTCCAAGCCGATCCTAACGGATCTGTTACGGCATGAAATGAGGTATAAAGGGCTTGTCATCACCGATGCCATGGATATGGCCGGGGTGGTGGAATACTTCGGCGGGGTGGAAGAAGCGGCGGTGAAAGCCGTGGAAGCGGGTGTGGACATCGTTTTGTTGACCCCTTCCATTAGCACCGAAGAGCAGGCAGGGGTGATGGAGGCGGTTGTAAAAGCGGTCCGTGACGGAACAATTTCCGAAAAACGGATCGATCAATCCGTTACACGAATTTTGAAGGTGAAGAAAAAGTATAAACTGTTCCGCGAGCGTTATGTGGATGTGGAGCAGGTACCGCAACGGGTCGGTACTCCGGAACATCGAGAAAAAGCCGAGCGCTGGGCCCGTCGGTCTGTCACTCTGGTGAAAAACGACGAGGGTTTGCTGCCTTTGCACTTGGAGGAGTCAGACCGGCTGGGGATCGTCAGCCCTTTTTCACTGCGGGAGTTGATAAAACCGTATCACTCCCGTGTGGAAGAGTATCGGGTTCCGCGTTTAAATCCCACAGATGCGGAGATCGATGAAGCACGAAAGATAGTGCGGGACAGCGATATACTAGTGGTGGGAACGAATTCGTCCCATCTGTATCCGCAGCAACAAAAATTGATACAGGAGTTGGAGAAGCTGGATAAGCCGATCGTGGTCATTGCTTTTCGCAATCCATATGACATCCGTGACTTTCCCGATGTGGAAGGGTATCTGACTACCTATGGAACCCGAGTCGTCTCCCAACAAGCGGCGGTGGAGACCCTGTTCGGGATCCATTCTCCCACGGGAAAGCTGCCGGTGACCATTCCAGATCTGTATCCATACGGACATGGGTTGACCTATGGAAACTGA
- a CDS encoding DUF779 domain-containing protein, translating into MEPVPRVLVTEEAKRVIDTLWKEHGALMFHQSGGCCDGSSPMCYRQGQFRTGGSDLLLGEIHGCPFYISRSQYEYWKHTQLTVDITPGRGASFSLEIPLGVRFLLRSRPFTPEEQSRLEPVGIL; encoded by the coding sequence ATGGAACCCGTGCCCCGTGTACTCGTTACAGAAGAGGCCAAACGGGTGATCGATACGCTTTGGAAGGAGCATGGAGCCTTGATGTTCCATCAGAGCGGGGGCTGCTGTGACGGATCCTCCCCCATGTGCTACCGCCAAGGGCAGTTTCGCACCGGGGGCAGCGATCTCCTGTTGGGAGAGATTCACGGATGCCCCTTTTACATCTCCCGTTCCCAGTACGAGTATTGGAAGCATACGCAATTGACGGTGGATATCACCCCGGGAAGAGGGGCATCCTTCTCCCTGGAAATTCCGCTGGGGGTGCGCTTTTTACTGCGCTCCCGCCCCTTTACGCCGGAGGAGCAAAGCCGGCTGGAACCTGTGGGGATATTGTAA
- a CDS encoding aldehyde dehydrogenase family protein, which translates to MSVTLSVYKKPNTEGSLVQYHDRYDNFIGGEWVAPVNGEYFDNPSPVDGRVFMQVARSRKEDVDLAVKKAQAVQASWGRTSPAKRSRILLQIADRLEENRERLALSETWDNGKPIREALAADLPLAADHFRYFAGVIRGEEGGISEIDAHTVSMHIKEPVGVVGQIIPWNFPLLMAAWKLAPALAAGNCVVLKPAEQTPATILLFAELVADLLPPGVVNIVNGFGPEAGQPLATHPDVGKIAFTGETTTGRLIMQFASENIKPVTLELGGKSPNIFTESVWRKQDAFAEKALEGFTMFALNSGEVCTCPSRALIQESIYDDFMEAVVRRVEKIKLGDPLNPETMLGAQASQDQFEKIMSYIDIGKQEGAKVLIGGEAYQNPDYKDGFYVKPTIFEGHNRMRVFQEEIFGPVVSVTSFKNEEDLVEMANDTLYGLGAGVWTRDMHQAYTIARSIEAGRVWVNCYHQYPAHAAFGGYKQSGIGRETHKMMLDHYQQTKNLLISYDKNPMGLF; encoded by the coding sequence ATGAGTGTGACCCTGTCGGTTTACAAGAAGCCGAACACCGAAGGAAGTTTGGTTCAGTATCACGACCGGTATGATAACTTCATTGGGGGCGAGTGGGTGGCTCCGGTGAACGGGGAGTACTTTGACAATCCGTCTCCTGTCGATGGCCGGGTGTTTATGCAAGTGGCGCGTTCCAGAAAAGAAGACGTCGATCTCGCGGTGAAAAAGGCACAAGCGGTACAGGCGTCCTGGGGACGAACATCCCCGGCGAAACGGAGCCGAATTTTGCTCCAGATCGCCGATCGGTTGGAAGAGAACAGAGAGAGGCTGGCCTTGTCGGAAACCTGGGACAACGGCAAACCGATTCGGGAAGCGCTGGCGGCGGATTTGCCGTTGGCGGCGGATCATTTTCGATATTTTGCTGGTGTGATCCGCGGGGAGGAGGGCGGTATCTCCGAAATCGACGCCCATACCGTTTCCATGCATATCAAAGAGCCGGTGGGCGTGGTGGGTCAGATCATCCCATGGAATTTTCCCCTGCTAATGGCGGCATGGAAATTGGCACCGGCTTTAGCGGCGGGCAACTGTGTCGTATTGAAACCGGCGGAGCAAACACCGGCGACGATTTTGCTGTTTGCAGAACTGGTGGCGGATCTGTTGCCGCCGGGAGTCGTTAATATTGTCAACGGATTTGGTCCCGAAGCGGGCCAACCGTTGGCGACACACCCTGATGTGGGCAAAATCGCCTTTACCGGTGAAACCACGACGGGTCGGCTCATTATGCAGTTTGCTTCGGAGAATATCAAACCGGTTACCCTTGAGCTGGGCGGAAAGTCTCCCAACATATTTACCGAGAGTGTGTGGCGCAAGCAAGATGCCTTTGCGGAGAAAGCATTGGAAGGATTTACGATGTTCGCTCTTAATTCGGGAGAGGTTTGCACCTGTCCTTCCCGGGCTCTGATTCAAGAGTCGATCTACGACGATTTCATGGAAGCGGTGGTCCGGCGGGTGGAGAAGATTAAGCTGGGAGACCCTCTCAACCCCGAAACGATGCTGGGAGCCCAAGCCTCGCAAGACCAGTTTGAGAAAATCATGAGTTACATCGATATCGGCAAACAGGAAGGGGCCAAGGTGCTGATCGGTGGTGAGGCGTACCAAAATCCGGACTATAAAGACGGTTTCTATGTGAAACCGACGATCTTCGAAGGACATAACCGGATGCGGGTATTTCAGGAGGAAATATTCGGACCGGTCGTGTCAGTCACCTCGTTTAAGAATGAAGAAGATTTGGTGGAGATGGCCAACGACACGCTCTACGGGCTGGGGGCCGGGGTGTGGACCCGTGACATGCATCAGGCCTACACCATCGCCAGAAGCATCGAAGCGGGACGCGTCTGGGTCAATTGTTATCATCAATACCCCGCCCATGCCGCGTTCGGAGGATATAAGCAATCCGGTATCGGCCGGGAAACGCACAAAATGATGCTGGATCATTACCAGCAAACCAAAAACCTCCTCATCTCCTACGACAAAAATCCGATGGGATTGTTTTGA